One genomic window of Trichlorobacter lovleyi includes the following:
- a CDS encoding ATP-binding protein has protein sequence MHEMNQEPDSWFAPAGRVSHEALLLETAKVVNSELISSLLNAMPDFLLVLNEQRQIVAVNQRLLMTFGVTDPESLLGLRPGEAVGCTHAHEGPDGCGTAKHCAVCGAVLAIMACQNSGLPQQGECQLMLDKDGCTALDLDVLATPVTIEGELFTVLALRDISSEKRRHVMERVFFHDILNSAGGIRGLAALLHEGTTPAAENEYKGWMVNLADNLIEEINHQRRLLDAERGAYQPTFETVDLAELLHDVRRLYEHHERVPDRRLELELPVDCTLVTDRPLLRRIVGNMVLNALEASKRGDTVTIRAYCSSGLVQILVTNPGEMSFDVQLQLFKRSFSTKDKKGRGLGTYSMKLFGERYLKGKVYFRCSGGMTTFFIELPVTPST, from the coding sequence ATGCATGAAATGAATCAAGAACCGGATAGCTGGTTTGCTCCTGCAGGTAGAGTGTCCCATGAAGCCTTGTTGCTGGAAACCGCTAAGGTTGTCAATAGTGAACTGATTTCATCTCTTTTGAACGCCATGCCTGATTTTCTGCTGGTGCTGAATGAACAGCGCCAGATTGTGGCGGTAAACCAACGCTTGCTGATGACCTTTGGGGTTACCGATCCGGAATCGCTACTGGGGTTACGTCCAGGTGAGGCGGTTGGTTGTACCCATGCCCACGAAGGTCCGGATGGTTGCGGCACAGCAAAACATTGCGCTGTTTGTGGTGCCGTACTTGCCATCATGGCCTGTCAGAACAGTGGTCTGCCGCAGCAGGGTGAGTGCCAGTTAATGCTGGACAAGGATGGCTGTACAGCGCTTGATCTGGATGTACTGGCGACCCCGGTGACCATTGAAGGGGAGCTGTTTACGGTACTGGCCCTGCGTGATATCAGTTCTGAAAAACGTCGCCATGTCATGGAACGGGTCTTTTTTCATGATATACTTAACAGCGCCGGTGGAATACGGGGGTTGGCCGCGCTGCTGCATGAAGGGACCACGCCGGCTGCTGAGAATGAATATAAAGGCTGGATGGTCAATCTGGCTGATAACCTGATTGAAGAAATCAACCATCAACGACGACTACTGGATGCTGAGCGGGGAGCGTATCAACCAACGTTTGAAACAGTGGACCTAGCGGAGCTCTTGCATGATGTCCGGCGCCTCTATGAACATCATGAACGGGTGCCGGACCGGAGATTGGAGCTTGAACTGCCGGTTGACTGCACCTTGGTAACTGATCGTCCCTTGCTGCGCCGGATTGTCGGCAATATGGTATTAAATGCACTGGAAGCCAGCAAGCGTGGTGATACAGTAACCATTCGGGCTTATTGCTCCAGTGGTCTGGTTCAAATACTTGTGACGAATCCTGGTGAGATGAGTTTCGATGTCCAGCTGCAACTTTTTAAACGTTCTTTCAGTACCAAGGATAAAAAGGGAAGGGGATTGGGTACCTACAGCATGAAGTTGTTTGGTGAGCGTTACCTAAAGGGAAAAGTCTATTTTCGCTGTTCAGGCGGTATGACCACCTTTTTCATTGAGCTGCCGGTAACACCAAGCACCTGA
- a CDS encoding PAS domain S-box protein — protein sequence MQRHRLSIKLKLLLAILPILAALGFLTTIFVSSYIQHSFQLDLEKQQLTLVSLMAQKLDDQFASYQKTIVSFSKSIPRQALNNSQLLEQYLDSRQGILEIFDNNVVVFSPRGVLVAETAKRPSRTGTDFSFREYIIQTRKNWLPTISKPFQSQLSHRPPVVMFTAPVLDKDGTPLAIVGGSINLLRPNLLGRLATTRIGTNGYFYLSDLDRTMIMHPDENRLMKPVAAPGVNRLYDRALAGFEGAGETSNSEGVAMLTAFKRLSTVNWIMAAQIPVKEAFAAVNTARRLAWISTGSALLVLAILTIAAASHLLAPLQMLTTRVSQVDQDSEYQPIKIASNDEISELATAFNSLMYQLQARERDLRSSRELFQFLADFSHDWIFWRIPDGAMLYISPAAEEITGYSVDELMADPSLTYTMIHPEDRDLWDNHLCQIEKSPDNESIDFRIITKTGQVRWLRHSCVSILDDNGILLGIRGSNRDITERKLALLTLKENEERFRLIAKTAHDAIIMTDLHHRISFWNPAAELLFGADSSTVLGVPLVTFLPGLVDAVHQAETSTERGLMLEISGRHQDGHQMMVELAYSQARLSGAPVTVVVARDITARKQTEEQLRYISLHDSLTGLYNRAAFEHHLSRFDQEGPFPLAVIMADLDGLKQVNDTQGHEAGDRLLKAAAELLSLSFRTNDIVARIGGDEFALLLPGIPEEMARNKFNRLQRQIELFTELPENPQVALSCGMIHVTGPGQLLEAVKQADQLMYQQKKVRKQNSFPL from the coding sequence ATGCAACGCCATCGTCTCTCCATAAAGCTTAAATTGCTGTTGGCGATCTTACCGATCCTGGCAGCGCTTGGCTTTCTGACAACCATTTTTGTATCATCGTATATCCAGCATTCTTTTCAGCTTGATCTTGAAAAACAACAACTGACGCTCGTCTCCCTGATGGCCCAGAAGCTGGATGATCAGTTCGCCTCCTACCAGAAAACCATTGTCTCGTTTTCAAAAAGCATCCCGCGTCAGGCCTTGAACAACTCGCAACTGCTGGAACAGTACCTTGACAGCCGGCAAGGTATTCTGGAAATATTTGATAACAATGTGGTGGTTTTCTCTCCCCGAGGGGTGCTGGTGGCTGAGACAGCTAAACGCCCCAGTCGCACAGGTACTGATTTTTCCTTCCGTGAGTATATCATCCAGACCCGTAAAAATTGGCTTCCGACCATTTCCAAACCGTTTCAGAGTCAGCTCAGTCACCGGCCACCGGTTGTGATGTTTACTGCCCCGGTACTTGACAAGGATGGCACACCCCTGGCGATTGTGGGAGGGAGCATCAATTTGCTGCGACCCAATCTGCTAGGCAGGCTGGCCACCACCAGGATTGGCACTAACGGCTATTTTTACCTGAGCGACCTTGATCGCACCATGATCATGCATCCTGATGAGAATCGTCTGATGAAGCCGGTTGCTGCACCAGGAGTCAACAGGCTGTATGACAGGGCGCTGGCCGGTTTTGAAGGAGCAGGGGAAACCAGCAATAGCGAGGGTGTGGCAATGTTGACGGCCTTCAAACGCCTCAGCACGGTCAACTGGATTATGGCGGCCCAAATACCTGTTAAAGAGGCCTTTGCCGCTGTTAACACTGCCCGGCGTCTGGCATGGATCAGCACCGGTTCTGCCCTGCTTGTGCTTGCCATCCTCACCATTGCAGCTGCCTCGCATCTGCTGGCACCATTGCAGATGCTGACAACCCGGGTGTCCCAGGTTGACCAGGACAGCGAATATCAGCCGATAAAGATCGCGTCCAATGATGAGATCAGTGAACTGGCCACAGCCTTTAACAGCCTGATGTATCAACTGCAGGCCCGCGAACGTGATCTGCGCAGCAGCCGGGAGCTGTTCCAGTTTCTCGCAGATTTTTCCCATGACTGGATCTTCTGGCGGATACCGGATGGAGCGATGCTGTATATCTCGCCTGCTGCGGAAGAGATCACCGGATACTCGGTTGATGAATTAATGGCTGATCCGTCTCTTACCTACACCATGATCCATCCGGAAGATCGCGATCTCTGGGATAATCATCTTTGCCAGATTGAAAAAAGTCCTGATAATGAGAGTATCGACTTCAGGATTATTACCAAAACCGGTCAGGTGCGCTGGTTGCGCCACAGCTGTGTTTCGATCCTGGATGACAACGGAATTTTACTGGGGATTCGGGGGAGCAATCGGGATATCACGGAACGCAAGCTTGCACTGTTGACGCTGAAGGAAAATGAGGAGCGTTTCCGCCTGATCGCAAAAACAGCCCACGACGCGATCATCATGACTGATCTTCATCATCGTATCAGCTTCTGGAATCCGGCAGCAGAGCTGCTTTTCGGGGCAGACTCGTCCACTGTGCTCGGTGTGCCACTGGTGACCTTCCTGCCCGGTCTGGTGGATGCTGTGCATCAGGCTGAGACGAGTACCGAGCGGGGGCTGATGCTTGAAATCAGCGGACGTCATCAGGATGGCCATCAGATGATGGTTGAGTTGGCCTACTCGCAGGCCCGGCTTTCAGGCGCCCCGGTTACGGTTGTGGTTGCCCGCGATATCACGGCACGCAAGCAGACAGAAGAACAGCTGCGTTACATCAGTCTGCATGACAGCCTGACCGGACTGTATAACCGGGCCGCCTTTGAACATCATCTCTCACGTTTTGACCAGGAAGGGCCGTTCCCGTTGGCAGTGATCATGGCTGATCTGGATGGTCTCAAACAGGTCAACGACACCCAGGGGCATGAGGCCGGCGACCGCTTGCTAAAGGCAGCAGCTGAACTGCTCTCACTCTCATTCCGTACCAATGACATTGTTGCCCGGATCGGTGGTGATGAATTTGCCCTGCTGTTGCCAGGTATCCCCGAAGAGATGGCAAGAAACAAGTTTAACCGTCTGCAACGGCAGATTGAACTGTTTACGGAATTGCCGGAAAATCCGCAGGTTGCGTTATCCTGTGGCATGATCCATGTCACAGGACCGGGGCAACTGCTGGAGGCGGTTAAACAGGCCGATCAACTGATGTATCAGCAAAAAAAGGTGCGTAAACAAAATTCATTCCCGCTTTAA
- a CDS encoding PAS domain S-box protein, with product MAAWFNNLSITSKATILLSLTAMFFLLALSGVTYFFARQELQQSIATNQTAMVNNIAVQLDENLASARNYLQHLAGHLQQQHRKAPAHLQQVLGHHDESHLFFDHGLILLSPQGRIVAEIPYHPERIGLDRSHREYYQRVLATGKPAISAPYQLSLPPNPPVIAFSVPVRDTRNRLTGVLVGRHSLYKKGILQGLIDAPIGSSGYFYLFNQQRTLIIHPEVSRILTSVAPGKNKALDDALKGREGTWENINSRGIVGLTSMKRLKEAPWYLAAHYPLSEAYAPLQRARFAFIAVLVVSMGLVVVAVWFSMQPMVRPLLRLTEHLKNIAQKQGDDRFLPETSHDEIGQLSKVFNELLHELDDDTAALEESAEVYRIVTEFTTEVSIWRLENGDIRYISPNCIDVFGYMAAEFYADPDLIVVMIHPDDQELWHGHQPGSCSLGDNGLDIKMIIKDGSIRYFRHYCHQVVDQQGRPNGIRSSWLDISGQLLIESKARKLSRAVEQSAGIVIMTATDGSIEYVNPAFCKATGYTREEVLGKNINLLKTDQVTKEMDEALWQAINNGQQWRGEFYNRRKDGSRYWVNASISPLFDKNDQISGYLSVQEDITEKKAAEQLTLELFQQVEQAKHEWEYTLDHLHDFIILTDAEHRIRRYNRILADMTGRDLKELVGKDWRELLQETGFKFIHFDAENGEMIHQRSARIYDIDVYPVKDPVEGTLTGFVISLNDTTELRAITHELEQTMTELSEAQSQIYQQEKMASIGQLAAGVAHEINNPMGFITSNLGSLDKYVSRLSEYIAVVDQAMQQCRTDGLSTPVLEARRNLKIDRILDDAHQLIAESLDGAGRVRRIVQDLKSFSRVDQAETALVDLNEILETTINIAWNELKYVADVQRVFGEIPRITCFPQQLHQVFLNLLVNAAHALGQTRGTITVSTQEDGAFVLVKISDTGCGMTEEVRRRIFEPFFTTKEVGKGAGLGLSISYDIIKKHGGTIEVESEPGRGSIFTVRLPVSKPVAGES from the coding sequence ATGGCAGCCTGGTTTAACAACCTTTCAATTACCAGCAAAGCCACCATTCTGCTTTCACTGACCGCCATGTTTTTTTTGTTGGCGCTGTCAGGGGTCACCTACTTTTTTGCCCGCCAGGAATTGCAGCAGTCCATTGCCACCAACCAGACCGCCATGGTCAACAATATTGCCGTCCAGCTGGATGAAAATCTGGCATCTGCCCGTAATTACCTGCAACACCTGGCAGGGCATCTGCAACAGCAGCACAGAAAGGCCCCTGCACACCTCCAGCAGGTACTTGGGCATCATGATGAATCCCATCTGTTTTTCGATCATGGTCTGATACTGCTTTCACCACAGGGCAGGATTGTTGCCGAAATACCCTACCACCCTGAACGGATCGGGCTTGATCGCAGTCACCGTGAATACTACCAGCGTGTTCTGGCAACCGGTAAGCCGGCAATCAGCGCACCATACCAGCTCTCACTGCCACCCAATCCACCGGTGATTGCCTTTTCCGTACCGGTCCGGGATACCCGGAACCGGCTGACAGGTGTGCTGGTGGGGCGGCACAGCCTGTACAAAAAAGGAATTTTACAAGGCCTGATTGATGCACCGATCGGCAGTAGCGGCTATTTTTATCTTTTTAACCAGCAGCGGACCCTTATCATTCATCCTGAGGTGTCCCGTATTCTTACCAGTGTTGCTCCAGGAAAAAACAAGGCACTTGATGATGCCCTGAAGGGGCGGGAAGGTACCTGGGAAAACATCAATTCTCGCGGCATTGTCGGGCTGACCAGTATGAAACGATTAAAGGAAGCCCCCTGGTATCTGGCAGCCCACTATCCACTCAGTGAGGCCTATGCCCCCCTGCAACGTGCCCGTTTTGCCTTTATTGCGGTACTGGTGGTCTCCATGGGGCTGGTTGTGGTGGCGGTCTGGTTCAGCATGCAGCCGATGGTGCGGCCTTTGTTGCGGCTGACGGAACATCTTAAGAATATTGCTCAAAAACAGGGTGATGACCGCTTTCTGCCGGAAACGTCACATGACGAGATCGGACAGCTCAGCAAGGTGTTTAATGAACTGTTGCATGAACTGGATGACGATACCGCTGCCCTTGAGGAATCAGCAGAGGTCTACCGGATCGTAACCGAATTTACGACCGAGGTCTCGATCTGGCGGCTTGAAAACGGTGATATCCGCTATATTTCTCCCAACTGTATCGATGTATTCGGCTACATGGCAGCAGAATTCTATGCCGACCCTGATCTGATTGTTGTCATGATCCATCCTGATGATCAGGAACTCTGGCACGGTCATCAACCCGGGAGTTGCTCTCTTGGAGATAATGGGCTTGATATCAAGATGATTATCAAGGATGGCTCAATCCGCTACTTCCGGCACTACTGCCACCAAGTGGTTGATCAGCAGGGACGGCCGAACGGTATCCGCAGCAGCTGGCTGGATATTTCCGGTCAGCTGCTGATTGAATCAAAGGCGCGCAAACTTTCCAGGGCTGTGGAACAGAGTGCCGGCATTGTCATCATGACCGCTACTGACGGCTCCATTGAGTATGTCAACCCTGCTTTTTGCAAGGCAACCGGTTACACCAGAGAAGAGGTGCTGGGAAAAAATATCAACCTGCTTAAGACCGATCAGGTAACCAAAGAAATGGATGAGGCGCTGTGGCAGGCCATTAACAATGGTCAGCAATGGCGGGGAGAGTTTTACAACAGGCGCAAGGACGGCAGCAGGTACTGGGTAAATGCATCGATCTCGCCTCTGTTTGATAAAAACGACCAGATTAGCGGATATTTGTCTGTTCAAGAGGATATTACCGAGAAAAAGGCAGCAGAGCAGCTGACACTGGAGCTGTTCCAGCAGGTGGAGCAGGCAAAACATGAATGGGAATATACGCTGGATCATCTGCATGACTTTATCATCCTGACCGATGCCGAACACCGGATCCGGCGCTATAACCGGATACTGGCTGACATGACCGGCAGGGATCTCAAGGAGCTGGTTGGTAAAGACTGGCGTGAGCTGCTGCAGGAAACAGGTTTCAAATTTATCCACTTTGATGCTGAAAACGGAGAGATGATACATCAACGTTCTGCCCGCATCTATGACATCGATGTTTATCCGGTCAAGGATCCGGTAGAAGGTACGCTGACCGGGTTTGTCATCTCCCTGAACGACACCACTGAACTGCGGGCCATTACCCATGAGCTCGAGCAGACCATGACCGAACTGAGCGAGGCGCAGTCCCAGATCTATCAGCAGGAAAAGATGGCTTCAATCGGCCAGTTGGCTGCCGGGGTGGCCCATGAGATCAACAATCCGATGGGCTTTATTACCAGCAATCTTGGATCGCTGGATAAATATGTCAGTAGATTATCAGAATATATTGCCGTGGTTGATCAGGCCATGCAGCAGTGTCGTACAGACGGTCTGTCCACCCCGGTTCTGGAGGCTCGCAGGAATCTCAAGATAGACCGCATTCTCGATGATGCCCATCAACTGATTGCGGAAAGCCTGGACGGTGCAGGCCGGGTACGCAGGATTGTGCAGGATCTGAAGAGCTTTTCGCGGGTTGATCAGGCGGAAACAGCACTGGTTGATCTGAATGAAATCCTGGAAACCACCATCAACATCGCCTGGAATGAGTTGAAATATGTGGCTGATGTGCAACGTGTGTTCGGTGAAATTCCCAGGATCACCTGCTTCCCGCAACAACTGCATCAGGTCTTTCTGAATCTGCTGGTCAATGCGGCCCATGCCCTGGGCCAAACCCGCGGTACTATCACGGTCAGCACTCAAGAAGATGGTGCCTTTGTGCTGGTAAAAATCAGTGATACCGGCTGCGGTATGACTGAAGAGGTGCGGCGCCGGATCTTTGAACCGTTTTTTACCACCAAGGAAGTAGGTAAAGGCGCCGGCCTGGGGCTTTCCATCAGCTACGATATTATCAAAAAGCATGGCGGAACCATTGAGGTCGAGAGTGAACCGGGCAGGGGTAGCATCTTTACCGTACGGTTGCCGGTTAGCAAACCGGTTGCAGGGGAGAGCTGA
- a CDS encoding ATP-binding protein — protein sequence MFRLPTHTAPSGGFLNRMVIGLLLLLIVISLPAVYSLTRGRMQALSEAEQFARSTARILGKSVTNTLEKVDYALQVTAEEVLCHHQRGGDTQELLLFIERQYRRIPELDSLRICDARGVVVLGSGTSPNRSVSVADRAYFSYLRDHPEAGMVLSKPVLGKISGKWVMICARRINLSGNRFGGVAFATLSLQQFHELFSKASLGENGSVSLHSADMSLITGYAAQKQRETPPDSGNAKIPNDWLPKLPQGITSSGSYLAQSASDGVRRSFSYIRLAPYPLYLNVGLAVDDYLKHWRTDLWLTSLALVGCWAGVLLLIRQMYHYKRQAVLEKEVQERTSDLLETSQELAWNEERLQALLDISKCPATTIQELLDYTLEKVIHITGSKIGYIYLYHEDLQQFVLSSWSKEVMPSCTVANPQSVYQLDKTGIWGEVVRQRKPILVNDFEEENPLKRGYPEGHVPLSRFLSVPVFDEHQRIVAVVGVANKKLPYADHDVLQLDLMMSEVWRIAKRLELELKLIHAGQEWQTTFDAISDSVSLIDLEQRILRCNLASTRLFKRGFDGILGKHCWELVHATSHPIEDCPMLRACRSRKTESQLVFEDQRWLQITVDPLLNEQGMVTGAVHIVHDDTERVAAEQSMRDLLAMLEAVQNELYVFRPDTLQFEYVNRTAQHNLGYSEEQLLRMTPLDIKPFSRREFVQLTAPLISGDLNLLRFETVHKRADASSYPVEVHLQLVSTLHGQRFLTVVHDISERKQFTDSLLASEVLVSSIMNSMKSTIAVIDGAGEIIRVNTEWKKFALNNGGSEQLADGVGLNYLQVCDRAVQDDPAVADLLSGIRAVQDRSMESFSSEYACHSPQEKRWFIVNVTPLENSSGGAVLTHFNITRRRQDEQALQEMQAQLLQNDKMASIGQLSAGIAHEINNPMGFINSNLGTLEKYVDKFDRYIATLEATVEQSADMQQQQTVAELRRQLKLEYVLKDVRQLLAESEEGAGRVMKIVKDLKTFARSDTEQLGSADLNQCLDSTLTIIWNQIKYVAELVKEYGELPKVTCNVQQINQVLLNLLVNAAHAVEDKGGEDLGTVTIRTWSDGKNAFVAISDTGCGIPEEIRSRIFDPFFTTKEVGKGTGLGLSISHEIIKKHGGDLTMVSELGQGTTFTISLPLNPPEPDSLPAGRWS from the coding sequence ATGTTCCGTTTACCCACTCATACAGCGCCTTCAGGCGGGTTTTTGAACCGGATGGTGATCGGGCTGTTGCTGCTGCTGATCGTCATAAGTCTGCCGGCTGTCTACAGTTTGACACGGGGCCGGATGCAGGCTCTCTCTGAAGCAGAACAGTTTGCCCGTTCCACAGCCCGGATTCTGGGGAAATCCGTCACCAATACCCTGGAGAAGGTGGACTATGCCCTGCAAGTCACGGCTGAAGAGGTGTTGTGTCATCACCAAAGAGGTGGTGATACGCAGGAATTGCTCCTGTTTATCGAACGGCAGTATCGTCGTATTCCCGAACTGGACAGCCTGAGGATCTGCGATGCCAGAGGGGTGGTGGTGCTGGGGAGTGGCACGTCGCCAAACAGGTCGGTTAGTGTTGCTGATCGGGCCTATTTCAGCTACCTGCGGGATCACCCTGAGGCAGGAATGGTACTCTCAAAACCGGTTCTGGGTAAGATCAGCGGTAAATGGGTAATGATCTGTGCCCGCAGGATCAATCTGTCCGGCAACCGTTTTGGCGGAGTGGCCTTTGCTACCTTGTCGCTGCAGCAGTTTCACGAGTTATTCAGCAAGGCGTCTTTAGGCGAAAATGGCAGTGTCTCGTTACATTCTGCTGATATGTCCCTGATTACCGGTTATGCAGCACAAAAGCAGAGGGAAACGCCACCTGATAGTGGCAATGCAAAGATACCAAATGACTGGCTGCCGAAGCTGCCGCAGGGGATAACCTCAAGTGGCAGTTATCTTGCCCAAAGTGCCAGTGACGGTGTCAGGCGTAGTTTTTCCTATATCAGATTAGCGCCATACCCACTCTACCTGAATGTGGGGCTGGCCGTTGATGACTATCTCAAACACTGGCGCACCGACCTGTGGCTGACCTCGCTTGCACTGGTTGGTTGCTGGGCAGGCGTGCTGCTGCTGATCCGTCAGATGTATCATTACAAACGCCAGGCTGTGCTTGAAAAAGAGGTGCAGGAACGTACCAGTGACTTGCTGGAGACCAGCCAGGAACTGGCCTGGAACGAAGAGCGGCTGCAGGCCCTGCTGGATATCAGTAAATGTCCTGCCACGACCATCCAGGAGCTGCTGGACTATACCCTGGAAAAGGTGATCCATATCACCGGCAGTAAGATCGGCTATATCTACCTGTACCATGAAGATCTGCAGCAGTTTGTGCTTAGCAGCTGGTCAAAGGAGGTCATGCCCTCTTGTACCGTTGCCAATCCGCAGTCGGTCTATCAGCTCGATAAAACCGGTATCTGGGGTGAGGTGGTACGACAACGCAAGCCGATTCTGGTGAATGACTTTGAAGAGGAAAATCCGCTCAAACGCGGCTACCCGGAAGGACATGTGCCCCTTTCCCGCTTCCTGAGTGTGCCGGTCTTTGACGAACATCAACGGATTGTAGCAGTGGTGGGGGTTGCCAATAAAAAGCTGCCCTATGCGGATCATGATGTTCTGCAGCTTGATTTGATGATGTCTGAGGTCTGGCGGATCGCAAAACGGCTGGAACTGGAACTGAAGCTGATCCATGCCGGCCAGGAATGGCAGACCACCTTTGATGCCATCAGCGACAGTGTCAGCCTGATTGATCTCGAACAGCGGATCCTGCGTTGCAACCTGGCCAGTACACGGCTTTTCAAGCGCGGTTTTGACGGTATTCTCGGTAAGCATTGCTGGGAGCTGGTACATGCTACCAGCCATCCCATTGAAGACTGTCCCATGCTACGGGCCTGCCGGAGCCGCAAAACGGAAAGTCAGCTTGTGTTTGAAGACCAACGCTGGCTGCAGATCACGGTGGACCCGTTACTGAATGAACAGGGAATGGTGACCGGAGCTGTCCATATTGTACATGACGATACCGAGCGGGTCGCTGCGGAACAGTCAATGCGGGATCTGCTGGCCATGCTTGAGGCCGTGCAGAACGAGCTGTATGTCTTCAGACCTGACACCTTGCAGTTTGAGTATGTCAACCGCACTGCCCAGCATAATCTGGGCTACAGCGAGGAACAACTGCTGCGGATGACTCCGCTGGACATCAAGCCGTTCAGCCGACGGGAGTTTGTGCAGTTAACGGCACCACTCATATCCGGTGACCTGAACCTGCTGCGCTTTGAAACAGTCCACAAACGTGCCGATGCCAGCAGTTACCCGGTTGAAGTGCACCTGCAACTGGTATCAACACTCCACGGCCAACGCTTTCTGACTGTGGTCCATGATATTTCGGAGCGCAAACAGTTTACTGATTCTCTGTTGGCCAGTGAGGTTCTGGTCAGCTCGATCATGAACTCCATGAAAAGTACTATTGCCGTCATTGACGGTGCGGGCGAGATCATCCGGGTCAACACCGAATGGAAAAAATTTGCCTTAAATAACGGCGGTTCAGAGCAGCTGGCTGACGGCGTTGGACTTAACTATCTGCAGGTCTGTGACAGGGCTGTGCAGGACGATCCAGCTGTTGCAGATCTGTTGTCCGGCATCAGAGCTGTGCAGGATCGCTCCATGGAAAGCTTTTCTTCAGAATATGCCTGTCACAGCCCCCAGGAAAAACGCTGGTTCATTGTGAACGTTACCCCCCTTGAGAACTCGTCCGGCGGTGCTGTGCTGACTCACTTCAACATCACCCGGCGTCGTCAGGATGAACAGGCACTACAGGAGATGCAGGCTCAACTGCTGCAGAACGACAAGATGGCCTCGATCGGTCAGCTTTCTGCCGGCATTGCCCACGAGATCAACAACCCGATGGGGTTTATCAATAGCAATCTTGGTACCCTTGAAAAATATGTTGATAAATTTGATCGTTACATTGCAACTCTTGAAGCAACGGTAGAGCAATCTGCCGATATGCAGCAACAGCAGACGGTTGCTGAGTTGCGAAGACAGTTGAAGCTTGAGTATGTACTGAAGGATGTACGTCAGCTGCTTGCCGAAAGTGAAGAAGGCGCCGGCCGGGTGATGAAGATCGTAAAAGATTTGAAGACCTTTGCCCGCAGCGATACTGAACAGCTCGGAAGCGCAGATCTTAACCAGTGCCTTGACAGCACCCTGACGATTATCTGGAATCAGATCAAATATGTGGCTGAACTGGTCAAGGAATACGGAGAGCTACCCAAAGTGACCTGTAATGTCCAGCAGATCAATCAGGTCCTGCTTAACCTGCTGGTGAATGCGGCCCATGCCGTTGAAGACAAAGGAGGGGAAGATCTTGGCACGGTTACCATACGAACCTGGTCTGATGGCAAAAATGCCTTTGTTGCCATCAGCGACACTGGCTGCGGCATACCTGAAGAGATCCGCAGCCGGATCTTTGACCCGTTCTTTACCACCAAGGAAGTGGGTAAAGGGACCGGCCTGGGCCTGTCCATCAGCCATGAAATCATCAAAAAACATGGCGGTGACTTGACCATGGTGAGTGAACTGGGCCAAGGCACCACCTTTACCATCAGTCTGCCGTTGAATCCGCCGGAACCGGACAGTTTGCCAGCAGGGAGATGGTCATGA